From Rhinatrema bivittatum chromosome 5, aRhiBiv1.1, whole genome shotgun sequence, the proteins below share one genomic window:
- the ZIC2 gene encoding LOW QUALITY PROTEIN: zinc finger protein ZIC 2 (The sequence of the model RefSeq protein was modified relative to this genomic sequence to represent the inferred CDS: deleted 1 base in 1 codon) → MLLDAGPQFPSLGSFARHHPAAAAAAEMQERELSLAPNGFVDSHMGAFKLNPAGAHDLSPGQSSAFSSQAAGYPAAALAPHAAYSSGAPFNSPRDFLYRSRGFGDSAAASAAAGGQHGLFGPGAAALHHPHGEAQGHLLFPGLHEQHAGPAVLNGGQMRLGLPGEVFGRSEPYRQVASPRTDAYSHHQYGAMNMGMNLAAAHHHHHHAHHPHHHHPGAFFRYMRQQCIKQELICKWIDPEQLGSPKKSCNKTFSTMHELVTHVSVEHVGGPEQSNHICFWEECPREGKPFKAKYKLVNHIRVHTGEKPFPCPFPGCGKVFARSENLKIHKRTHTGEKPFQCEFEGCDRRFANSSDRKKHMHVHTSDKPYLCKMCDKSYTHPSSLRKHMKVHESSPQGSESSPAASSGYESSTPPGLVSPSTENPSNPNLSPAAAAAAASAAAAASAVHSAGSGGAGHGGIASNFNEWYV, encoded by the exons ATGCTGCTGGATGCCGGACCGCAGTTCCCGTCCCTGGGCTCCTTCGCCCGGCACCacccggcggcggcggcggcggccgagATGCAGGAGCGGGAGCTGAGCCTGGCGCCCAACGGCTTCGTGGACTCGCACATGGGCGCCTTCAAGCTGAACCCGGCCGGGGCCCACGACCTCTCCCCCGGCCAGAGCTCGGCGTTCAGCTCGCAGGCTGCCGGCTACCCGGCGGCCGCCCTGGCGCCCCACGCCGCCTACTCCTCCGGGGCGCCCTTCAACTCGCCGCGGGACTTCCTGTACCGCAGCCGCGGCTTCGGCGACTCTGCGGCCGCCTCCGCCGCCGCCGGCGGGCAGCACGGGCTCTTCGGGCCGGGGGCGGCCGCGCTGCACCACCCGCACGGCGAGGCGCAGGGCCACCTGCTCTTCCCGGGCCTCCACGAGCAGCACGCCGGCCCCGCCGTGCTGAACGGCGGCCAGATGCGCCTGGGGCTGCCCGGCGAGGTCTTCGGCCGCTCGGAGCCCTACCGCCAGGTGGCCAGCCCCCGCACGGACGCCTACAGCCACCACCAGTACGGCGCCATGAACATGGGCATGAACCTGGCCGCCgcgcaccaccaccaccaccacgcgCACCACCCGCACCACCACCACCCGGGCGCCTTCTTCCGCTACATGCGCCAGCAGTGCATCAAGCAGGAGCTCATCTGCAAGTGGATCGACCCCGAGCAGCTGGGCAGCCCCAAGAAGAGCTGCAACAAGACCTTCAGCACCATGCACGAGCTGGTCACGCACGTCTCGGTGGAGCACGTCGGGGGCCCCGAGCAGAGCAACCACATCTGCTTCTGGGAGGAGTGTCCCCGCGAGGGCAAGCCCTTCAAGGCCAAGTACAAGCTGGTCAACCACATCCGCGTGCACACGGGCGAGAAgcccttcccctgc cctttccccGGCTGCGGCAAGGTCTTCGCCCGCTCCGAGAACCtcaaaatccacaaaaggacccacacag ggGAAAAGCCTTTTCAATGTGAATTTGAAGGCTGTGACCGACGCTTTGCCAATAGCAGCGACAGGAAGAAGCACATGCACGTCCACACGTCAGATAAGCCCTATCTGTGCAAAATGTGCGACAAGTCCTACACTCACCCCAGCTCTCTGAGAAAACACATGAAG gtgcacGAGTCCTCCCCCCAAGGCTCGGAATCGTCCCCTGCCGCCAGCTCCGGCTACGAATCGTCCACCCCTCCGGGCCTGGTGTCCCCCAGCACGGAAAACCCGAGCAACCCCAACCTGTCCCCGGCGGCTGCAGCGGCGGCGGCttcggcggcggcggcggcgtcggcGGTGCACAGCGCTGGCAGCGGGGGAGCGGGCCACGGCGGCATCGCCTCCAACTTCAACGAGTGGTACGtctag